In Microplitis mediator isolate UGA2020A chromosome 9, iyMicMedi2.1, whole genome shotgun sequence, the DNA window ttaatcgccggttaacttcagtatcataaaaaaatatgatactgaagttagccgccgtctaataattttctgatttttttttaaacggtaaaatataaaacaaaaaatatttgaaaaaattgcacctgtggttttttaaattttctgtgtgcatttttttattttttgttttttgtaatttgtttgttgaaaaaagaaatccaaaaattttaaattgtctgttaacttcaggatcattaaaaaaatatggtactgaaattagcagacgtctaataatttttgaattttttttttagacgataatctgtaaaaaaaaaaatatttgaaaaaattgcacctgtagttttttaaattttctatatgtgcatatttttagattttttttttttttgtaattgacttgaaaaaaaaaatccaaaaattactaactgtctgctaacttcaggatcataaaaaattatgatcctgaattAGCAGAcaacttaaaattttcggattgtTTTCCACAattaatttgaagaaaaaaaaaaactaaaaatatgcacatgaagaaaatttaaaaaactataagtgcaatttttaaaaaaatttctttttttataacttgtgatttttaaataaatccaaaaattacttttatttttacatgactttaaatttccataaacgtcataaaaatttgaaaaaataataaattataaaaaaaagaatttgaaaaaattgcacctgtagtttttaaaattttctacatgtgcatatttttagtttttgtttttttataattgattcgttgaaaaaattccgaaaatttctaattgtctgctgactgaatcataaaaattcaaaatttttaaattttactttggcGGGTCAGAGTTACTCAgaggtaatttatatttttatttataaactatactggcaatatttaaatttatgtgcagtttaatttttaattaagtcaattaattgttatttatatttttttttcagaaaagtcTACAAGTAGTCGATATCCCTGGTCATGAACGTTTACgatacaaatttattgataaatataagaCACAGGCTATTGGTTTAATTTATGTGATAGATTCGGTTTCTATACAAAAAGATATACGTGATGTTactgagtaattaaaaaaattcatataaattactaattatctatactgcaaaaaatttgcagtgaatgcggattatcTCCGTCAAGTCGGAGCAGATgactgtaattatttaattccctgAGTAAAATCAACTCCGAAGgggaatttatttgaatattaaaactccggatttaaataaaatccagatcactccgaaattttactaaaaaaaacaaacttctTTTTGACTCCATATGcggattgtttttttttaaaacttcgaGTGATggagtaaatttgaatttaaataaaatccgcaatcactccgaattcacttccgattttttgcagtgaaatgataaattacaaaaattaattttattttttcttatagatttttatacAACATACTGacagattcaaaaattcaaaagattCCCGTGTTAATTCTCTGCAACAAACAAGACCAAACTATGGCCAAAGGCAGTGCTGTCATTAAAACGATGattgaaaaagaaatgaaTCTAGTTCGCGTTACTAAATCCAATCAATTAGAAGCAACTGACGCTACAACAGCATCATCTTTCATCGGAATACAGGGAaaagattttgaattttctcatTTGAATACCAAAATTGAATTCGCTGAATCCAGTGCTTTTGATAAGGAATCCGATACTTCTGCTGATATTGTAAAAGTTAATGATTGGCTTGAAAAAATTGCttaattacttgaaattttaattactattatcaatgtcttgtcatattttttttatatacttaatgctcatttattttattaataaaatataatatttccttagataattttttattaattaatctccctcttaattaattattttaataaataaatcagtaatttttttatgatcctgaagttaacagataattgataattttcggatttttttttcaacggtttaatttaaaaaaaaaaaaaaactaaaaaaatgcacatgtagaaaatttaaaaaactatatgtgcaatttttttaaatatttttttttttattatttatcgtttcaaattgagttcaaaaattattagacgtcggctaacttcagtatcataatttttttatcaattaaaaaaaattcgctcgttatttaaaaaaaaaaataaattggtaaaatttacattttaattattaattaaataatttaatttttttgtcttaatttCGCTGTcactaaaattaattagaaatttatcaattaatttttctaaaaaaaataagaaattaatttttatattaattaaatatagaaatatatgaaatgaaaatttgaattacttttaaatttaaatcacaaataaatatcactcatatattttatcagcTGATTTACGAAATATCAATACtcgtttattttcaaaaaatgtaaatttatttttttcatcttcactaaaaaatcacaaaaaatttttgaatactcagtaatcactttttaaattgtaaccttataaattacataaattttcattatatttttttatatatttaaactttttttttgcgtgACGTCGCAA includes these proteins:
- the LOC130675192 gene encoding signal recognition particle receptor subunit beta encodes the protein MEQTNEFLSETNVFSQYIGIIIAVFVILLTLVFFTWRKRKSAGRSILVTGLSDAGKTLLYARLVHDKFIETYTSAKENIGDIDVNDKSLQVVDIPGHERLRYKFIDKYKTQAIGLIYVIDSVSIQKDIRDVTEFLYNILTDSKIQKIPVLILCNKQDQTMAKGSAVIKTMIEKEMNLVRVTKSNQLEATDATTASSFIGIQGKDFEFSHLNTKIEFAESSAFDKESDTSADIVKVNDWLEKIA